A region of the Stigmatopora nigra isolate UIUO_SnigA chromosome 10, RoL_Snig_1.1, whole genome shotgun sequence genome:
TGCGACTGTCCGGCTGAAGCTAAACAACAAAAGGGTTCGGAAAATACTCGGGCTTGTTTGTTTGGGCCGTCTTtcggaaaataaaaataaaacaacaaccccTTTTAACCTAGTAACGAACGCTTTTCCGCTTGTGTTGTTCTGGACTGTTCTTCTTTGAAAGCAGGAAGTTAAAATGGCGGAAGACTTGCTcggaaaataatttatttgaaagACGTCACGAAGGGCGGGGCCATTCTATGACGACGTGTGACGTCAAACACAAGccctttgttcttgttttttttttttaacttcatagTACgtaggcggcccggtggagcgcgTGGTTAGCGCGCccgcctcgcagctctggggtcctggtttcaaatccagaaTGGCTGACACGATAACCACTCAACCACAGAGTCACCCCAATGGGAATTTTAAATCTGCAGTGCGTGTGGCTGATGGAAAAGATTGAAACTTTTATTGTACCCTAGTGCATACCTTACCAAtttgttttatgtcatttaaaagGAAACCTTTACATAGGGTGTTCTCAAAATGTGCATGACAACTGTGGCTACTTTCATGCAAAGTCAATAAAGAAAAGTGGTAtacataataatataaataatttgaTGATACTTTATTGGCTGACAGCATATCACAAGGTAATGTGTTTAAGTTTGTTTGGTACACTATTAAGAGATTGTATTGCCCTTTACTAAATACATAATACAAACATGTGTAAATACAGACTTTATCCCACAAAAATAAGTCACATAATTTACTGCAGTATTGGTTTTGTTAGGTGAAAAGGACATGAAATTGTAACACTATTGTAGCACATCGTGAGCAAACATCCGCTAATGGTACACACTCAAAGCATTTCATTAATTATATTGCTGTTTATTTCTGCTAACGCAGAGATGAATTACTAGTGACAATCTCTCGACACAACACAATATGGAATTCAAACAAAATTCTGTAGACAAAATAGTATTTCAAGTGTAGTGCATGATTAactttcatgtcatttttgttaTACTTTCTTTTTTGCTGACAAATAAAAGAGATTTGCAAGGAATAAATTCAATTTGAGTGTATTGTAGCTGCTTAGCAATGTAATACAGATGATaagaacaggtttttttttagtaattaaaCATTTTCGACATATGAGCTaggtcccggaacacattaagctcatatctcaaagtattAATGTACCAGTAAATCTGGTTTAGTTCTTGTTTTCAAGTTTATCCATCGTACAGTTGTGCTTCAGTTCCCACACAACGATGATGCTAAGTGGACAACAAGTGAAGATCACATTGGATGAGGTCATGATGGATGCTTAATTCTGATTGTTGTGCAAATGCTGGAAGGGGGCGGCGGTCTCAGTGTCGCGAGCGCGTGCGGTAAGAGTAGGTGTGCTGCGTGGCCGGGCTCATGATATTTTCCGTAATATACGCCACTAGCAAGCAGATGATGACCAACATCACGCATATAGCCCCGCCGACGGTCGTCATGGCGATCACGATGTCCTGCATCCCGGATGGCGGCAgggtaaactccacacagtccTTGCGCTCGGCTTCGTGGGAGCGTAGGCAGATGCGGTAAGGGATGTTTTCATGCAGTTCGCTCAATAGGTAGTCCTCGCACCCGGAACCCAGATTGACCCCGGGGCACTCAAACTGTGTATAACTACCGTTCCACAGGCAGCTCAACTCGTAGCCACCGCGTTTGTGTCGCCGCCCACTGTAAACACTAGAGGAGTTTGCACCAGAAGCTCCGGTCCGATCCGGGGTCCTCGTCCCCCCTTGACTCCACTGTAGCAGCACGCTACCGTTGCGGAGAATATTCGCCACGAGGCTCCCGGAAGACACTGCTGACCTGCAGTCTCCCTCGCGGCACGTGTACCCCAATAACATATGTCGGAAGCAAAGCGCCCCCCCGATTCCTCCCTCCGTCACTTGGTAGGCACATAACGGCGGGCTCCACTTGACCGGAGACACTGGGGTCGGCTTTCTTGCCAAACTACCGTTGCTATGGTGCTTAAGCGACCGGCGCGGCATCCCCGCATCTTTTCCGCCTGCCATCTTGGATGGGGATGCGGATGCTGATGCTGAGCTTCCGCCGAAAGTCCCGTGTTGTGCCGCGCAGAGCAAAAGCGCCGCTAAGGCCAATGCCGACGGCCCCACTTGGCGTTTCATCTCCTCGTCTCGGACTTGCTGACGGCGGCCATTTATCGGAGCAGCTCCGCGTGGAGGAGGGAAGAGAGTCCACGGCTCTTCGGATCACACATCTGCAACAGCTATCAATGCACAAAGAGATGACTTATGAAGAAGAAATGATATTCAATGAGATGAAGTGACATCATTGACTTACTTCCTGCAGAGGTTGCGGTGCCCTGGGGGGGTCTTGATTGTCGATCTTGACGTCTGCGCTCTGACGACCGCCGTGGGCGTGTGCACACGGGAGCGCGCGCTGCACAGAGCGCGCTCCCGTGTGAGGAATATTAGTGGCCACTAACAAATTGCCATGAGTCACAATCCCACGCAAGTGGTCCCTTGCGGACATATACGGGTGGGAAAGGTGTTGAAAAACTCGAGGCTACTTTTGGATCGCAGCTGTCCTCATGCCCACACGAAATAcagtttttgcaaaatatattaaagGAAGTCT
Encoded here:
- the fndc10 gene encoding fibronectin type III domain-containing protein 10, giving the protein MKRQVGPSALALAALLLCAAQHGTFGGSSASASASPSKMAGGKDAGMPRRSLKHHSNGSLARKPTPVSPVKWSPPLCAYQVTEGGIGGALCFRHMLLGYTCREGDCRSAVSSGSLVANILRNGSVLLQWSQGGTRTPDRTGASGANSSSVYSGRRHKRGGYELSCLWNGSYTQFECPGVNLGSGCEDYLLSELHENIPYRICLRSHEAERKDCVEFTLPPSGMQDIVIAMTTVGGAICVMLVIICLLVAYITENIMSPATQHTYSYRTRSRH